Proteins from one Melospiza melodia melodia isolate bMelMel2 chromosome 18, bMelMel2.pri, whole genome shotgun sequence genomic window:
- the LLGL1 gene encoding lethal(2) giant larvae protein homolog 1 isoform X2, with translation MMKFRFRRQGADPHRDRLRHDLFAFSKTVEHGFPSQPSALAYDPVLRVMAIGTKAGAVKLYGAPGVELTGLHKETATVTQLHFLPGQGWLLSLLDDNTLHLWEVCHKEGCSHLEETRSFGLPGRPGCSPGITRVTVVLPMAAGAMVCLGTEGGAVYFVTLPTLTLLEDKTLFPDEILQSVPDDYRCGKALGPVESIQEHPRNGSQLLIGYSRGLLVLWEQSTRAVLHLFLGNQQLESLAWEQSGSSIVSSHSDGGYMVWAASGTGLRTQQPVMSTIPYGPFPCKAISKILWRTCESGNPFIIFSGGMPRASYGDRHCVSVLQGQTLATLDFTSRVIDFFTVQSAEVPEGGFENPRALVVLVEEELVAIDLQTPGWPTIPAPYLAPLHSSAITCSCHVSNVPLKLWERIVSVGEQQSPRQSSAAWPIDGGKNLAQEPTQRGLLLTGHEDGTVRFWDASGVSLKPLYKLGTANIFQTDCEHNDSLNQAGEEEWPPFRKVGCFDPYSDDPRLGVQKIALCKYTAKMVVAGTAGQVLVMELSDEKSEHAVSVATVDLLQDREGFTWKGHDRLAPRNGPLHFPPGFQPSVLVQCVPPAAVTAVTLHSEWNLVAFGTSHGFGLFDYYRRNPVLARCTLHPNDSLAMEGPLSRVKSLKKSLRQSFRRIRKSRVSGKKRLNASSPSSKVQEANAQLAEQAGPPEVEMTPVQRRIEPRSADDSLSGVVRCLYFADTFLRDAAHHGPTMWAGTNSGSVFAYALEVPSQEKFSERAVEAVLGKEIQLMHRAPVVAIAVLDGRGNPLPEPYEVSRDLAKAPDMQGSHSMLISSEEQFKVFTLPKVSAKTKFKLTAHEGCRVRKVALVSLASAGSEERLENCLACLTNLGDIHIFTVPSLRPQVHYSCIRKEDISGIASCVFTKHGQGFYLISPSEFERFSLSARNVTEPLCRLEVARLQDTSCLSNSSAVTPKLPQANGTHVPRSSEGQHSPSDSDRSPEEHPAAFSPGPIDSPNSSLETPLDTTGDITVEEVKDFLASSEEAEQNLRNTSEDEARPTGILIK, from the exons ATGATGAAGTTTCGGTTCCGGCGGCAGGGTGCCGACCCGCACCGCGACCGCCTCCGCCACGACCTCTTCGCCTTCAGCAAG ACGGTGGAGCACGgcttccccagccagcccagcgcCCTGGCCTACGACCCGGTCCTGCGAGTGATGGCCATCGGCACCAAGGCGGGAGCCGTCAAGCT ATATGGCGCACCGGGTGTGGAGCTGACAGGCCTGCACAAGGAgacagccactgtcacccagCTGCACTTCCTTCCCGGCCAG ggctggctcctgTCGCTGCTGGACGACAACACGCTGCACCTGTGGGAGGTGTGCCACAAGGAGGGCTGCTCGCACCTGGAGGAGACGCGCAGCTTCGGCCTCCCGGGGCGCCCAGG ctgctcccctggcATCACACGGGTGACAGTGGTGCTGCCCATGGCTGCTGGTGCCATGGTCTGCCTGGGCACTGAGGGCGGTGCCGTGTACTTTGTCACGCTGCCCACCCTGACGCTGCTGGAGGACAAAACCCTCTTCCCAGATGAGATCCTGCAGAG TGTCCCCGACGATTATCGCTGCGGGAAGGCGCTGGGGCCCGTGGAGTCCATCCAGGAGCACCCACGCAATGGCAGCCAGCTCCTCATCGGCTACAGCCGGGGGCTGCTGGTGCTCTGGGAGCAGAGCACTCGTGCTGTCCTGCATCTCTTCCTGGGCAACCAG CAGCTGGAGAGCCTGGCCTGGGAGCAGAGCGGTTCGAGCATCGTCAGCTCCCACAGCGACGGCGGCTACATGGTGTGGGCAGCGAGCGGCACCGGCCTGAGGACACAGCAGCCTGTCATGTCCACCATCCCCTACG GGCCGTTCCCTTGCAAAGCCATCAGCAAAATCCTCTGGCGAACCTGCGAGTCAGG GAACCCCTTCATCATCTTCAGTGGGGGGATGCCACGGGCCAGCTACGGTGACAGGCACTGTGTCAGCGTTCTGCAGGGCCAGACCCTGGCCACGCTCGACTTCACCTCCCGCGTCATTGACTTCTTCACTGTGCAGAGCGCGGAGGTGCCCGAGGGAG gctttGAGAACCCCCGAGCCCTCGTGGTGCTAGTGGAGGAGGAGCTGGTGGCCATCGACCTGCAGACGCCGGGCTGGCCCACCATCCCTGCCCCGTACCTGGCACCTCTGCACTCCTCTGCCATCACCTGCTCCTGCCATGTCTCCAACGTGCCCCTCAAGCTCTGGGAGAGGATCGTCAGCGtgggggagcagcagagcccccGGCAATCCTCTGCG GCTTGGCCCATTGATGGGGGGAAGAACTTGGCCCAGGAGCCCACACAGAGGGGGCTTCTCCTCACTGG GCACGAGGACGGCACGGTGCGGTTCTGGGACGCCTCGGGGGTCTCCCTGAAGCCCCTCTACAAGCTGGGCACCGCCAACATCTTCCAGACAGACTGTGAGCACAACGACAGCCTCAACCAGGCGGGCGAGGAGGAGTGGCCTCCGTTCCGCAAG GTGGGCTGCTTTGATCCCTACAGCGATGACCCGCGCCTGGGCGTGCAGAAGATCGCGCTCTGCAAGTACACGGCCAAGATGGTGGTGGCTGGCACGGCGGGGCAG GTGCTGGTGATGGAGCTGAGCGACGAGAAGTCGGAGCACGCGGTCAGCGTGGCCACGGTGGACCTGCTGCAGGACCGTGAGGGCTTCACTTGGAAGGGCCATGACCGGCTGGCCCCCCGGAACGGGCCCCTCCACTTTCCCCCCGGCTTCCAGCCCAGCGTGCTGGTGCAGTGCGTGCCCCCCGCCGCCGTCACCGCCGTCACCCTGCACTCCGAGTGGAACCTCGTGGCCTTCGGCACCAGCCACGGCTTCGGGCTCTTCGACTACTACCGGCGCAACCCCGTGCTGGCCAG GTGTACGCTGCACCCCAACGACTCTCTGGCCATGGAGGGGCCCCTGTCCCGCGTGAAGTCCCTCAAGAAGTCCCTGCGCCAGTCCTTCCGCCGCATCCGCAAGAGCCGCGTGTCGGGCAAGAAGAGGCTCAACGCCAGCAGCCCCTCCAGCAAG gtgcaggaggcCAACGCGCAGCTGGCGGAGCAGGCGGGTCCCCCCGAGGTGGAGATGACGCCGGTGCAGCGGCGGATCGAGCCGCGCTCGGCCGATGATTCGCTTTCGGGGGTCGTGCGGTGCCTCTACTTTGCTGACACCTTCCTCCGTGACG CCGCCCACCACGGCCCCACGATGTGGGCAGGGACCAACTCGGGCTCGGTGTTCGCCTACGCCCTGGAGGTGCCGTCGCAGGAGAAGTTCTCGGAGCGGGCGGTGGAGGCCGTGCTGGGGAAGGAGATCCAGCTGATGCACCGGGCGCCCGTGGTGGCCATTGCGGTGCTGGACGGGCGGGGGAACCCCCTGCCCGAGCCCTACGAGGTGTCTCGGGACCTGGCCAAGGCCCCCGACATGCAGGGCAGCCACTCCATGCTCATCTCCTCCGAGGAGCAGTTCAAG GTGTTCACGCTGCCCAAAGTGAGTGCCAAGACCAAGTTCAAGCTGACAGCACACGAGGGCTGCCGGGTGAGGAAGGTGGCCCTGGTGAGCCTGGCCAGCGCTGGCTCCGAGGAGAGGCTGGAGAACTGCCTGGCCTGTCTCACCAACCTGGGGGACATCCACATCTTCACCGTGCCCAGCCTGCGGCCCCAGGTCCACTACAGCTGCATCCGCAAGGAGGACATCAGCGGCATCGCCTCCTGTGTCTTCACCAAGCACGGCCAAG GTTTCTACCTAATTTCACCATCCGAGTTCGAGCGCTTCTCACTGAGCGCCAGGAATGTGACAGAGCCACTGTGCCGGCTGGAGGTGGCCCGGCTCCAGGACACCTCCTGCCTCAG CAACAGCTCAGCCGTGACACCGAAGCTGCCGCAGGCGAACGGCACCCACGTCCCCCGCAGCTCCGAGGGCCAGCACTCGCCCTCGGACAGTGACC GGTCCCCTGAGGAGCACCCGGCCGCCTTCTCGCCTGGCCCCATCGACTCCCCCAACAGCAGCCTGGAGACCCCGCTGGACACCACCGGGGACATCACCGTGGAGGAAGTGAAGGATTTCCTGGC gtcCTCGGAGGAAGCAGAGCAGAACCTGAGGAACACCAGCGAGGACGAGGCCCGGCCCACGGGGATCCTCATCAAGTGA
- the LLGL1 gene encoding lethal(2) giant larvae protein homolog 1 isoform X1, which translates to MMKFRFRRQGADPHRDRLRHDLFAFSKTVEHGFPSQPSALAYDPVLRVMAIGTKAGAVKLYGAPGVELTGLHKETATVTQLHFLPGQGWLLSLLDDNTLHLWEVCHKEGCSHLEETRSFGLPGRPGSAGANCSPGITRVTVVLPMAAGAMVCLGTEGGAVYFVTLPTLTLLEDKTLFPDEILQSVPDDYRCGKALGPVESIQEHPRNGSQLLIGYSRGLLVLWEQSTRAVLHLFLGNQQLESLAWEQSGSSIVSSHSDGGYMVWAASGTGLRTQQPVMSTIPYGPFPCKAISKILWRTCESGNPFIIFSGGMPRASYGDRHCVSVLQGQTLATLDFTSRVIDFFTVQSAEVPEGGFENPRALVVLVEEELVAIDLQTPGWPTIPAPYLAPLHSSAITCSCHVSNVPLKLWERIVSVGEQQSPRQSSAAWPIDGGKNLAQEPTQRGLLLTGHEDGTVRFWDASGVSLKPLYKLGTANIFQTDCEHNDSLNQAGEEEWPPFRKVGCFDPYSDDPRLGVQKIALCKYTAKMVVAGTAGQVLVMELSDEKSEHAVSVATVDLLQDREGFTWKGHDRLAPRNGPLHFPPGFQPSVLVQCVPPAAVTAVTLHSEWNLVAFGTSHGFGLFDYYRRNPVLARCTLHPNDSLAMEGPLSRVKSLKKSLRQSFRRIRKSRVSGKKRLNASSPSSKVQEANAQLAEQAGPPEVEMTPVQRRIEPRSADDSLSGVVRCLYFADTFLRDAAHHGPTMWAGTNSGSVFAYALEVPSQEKFSERAVEAVLGKEIQLMHRAPVVAIAVLDGRGNPLPEPYEVSRDLAKAPDMQGSHSMLISSEEQFKVFTLPKVSAKTKFKLTAHEGCRVRKVALVSLASAGSEERLENCLACLTNLGDIHIFTVPSLRPQVHYSCIRKEDISGIASCVFTKHGQGFYLISPSEFERFSLSARNVTEPLCRLEVARLQDTSCLSNSSAVTPKLPQANGTHVPRSSEGQHSPSDSDRSPEEHPAAFSPGPIDSPNSSLETPLDTTGDITVEEVKDFLASSEEAEQNLRNTSEDEARPTGILIK; encoded by the exons ATGATGAAGTTTCGGTTCCGGCGGCAGGGTGCCGACCCGCACCGCGACCGCCTCCGCCACGACCTCTTCGCCTTCAGCAAG ACGGTGGAGCACGgcttccccagccagcccagcgcCCTGGCCTACGACCCGGTCCTGCGAGTGATGGCCATCGGCACCAAGGCGGGAGCCGTCAAGCT ATATGGCGCACCGGGTGTGGAGCTGACAGGCCTGCACAAGGAgacagccactgtcacccagCTGCACTTCCTTCCCGGCCAG ggctggctcctgTCGCTGCTGGACGACAACACGCTGCACCTGTGGGAGGTGTGCCACAAGGAGGGCTGCTCGCACCTGGAGGAGACGCGCAGCTTCGGCCTCCCGGGGCGCCCAGGGTCCGCCGGCGCTAA ctgctcccctggcATCACACGGGTGACAGTGGTGCTGCCCATGGCTGCTGGTGCCATGGTCTGCCTGGGCACTGAGGGCGGTGCCGTGTACTTTGTCACGCTGCCCACCCTGACGCTGCTGGAGGACAAAACCCTCTTCCCAGATGAGATCCTGCAGAG TGTCCCCGACGATTATCGCTGCGGGAAGGCGCTGGGGCCCGTGGAGTCCATCCAGGAGCACCCACGCAATGGCAGCCAGCTCCTCATCGGCTACAGCCGGGGGCTGCTGGTGCTCTGGGAGCAGAGCACTCGTGCTGTCCTGCATCTCTTCCTGGGCAACCAG CAGCTGGAGAGCCTGGCCTGGGAGCAGAGCGGTTCGAGCATCGTCAGCTCCCACAGCGACGGCGGCTACATGGTGTGGGCAGCGAGCGGCACCGGCCTGAGGACACAGCAGCCTGTCATGTCCACCATCCCCTACG GGCCGTTCCCTTGCAAAGCCATCAGCAAAATCCTCTGGCGAACCTGCGAGTCAGG GAACCCCTTCATCATCTTCAGTGGGGGGATGCCACGGGCCAGCTACGGTGACAGGCACTGTGTCAGCGTTCTGCAGGGCCAGACCCTGGCCACGCTCGACTTCACCTCCCGCGTCATTGACTTCTTCACTGTGCAGAGCGCGGAGGTGCCCGAGGGAG gctttGAGAACCCCCGAGCCCTCGTGGTGCTAGTGGAGGAGGAGCTGGTGGCCATCGACCTGCAGACGCCGGGCTGGCCCACCATCCCTGCCCCGTACCTGGCACCTCTGCACTCCTCTGCCATCACCTGCTCCTGCCATGTCTCCAACGTGCCCCTCAAGCTCTGGGAGAGGATCGTCAGCGtgggggagcagcagagcccccGGCAATCCTCTGCG GCTTGGCCCATTGATGGGGGGAAGAACTTGGCCCAGGAGCCCACACAGAGGGGGCTTCTCCTCACTGG GCACGAGGACGGCACGGTGCGGTTCTGGGACGCCTCGGGGGTCTCCCTGAAGCCCCTCTACAAGCTGGGCACCGCCAACATCTTCCAGACAGACTGTGAGCACAACGACAGCCTCAACCAGGCGGGCGAGGAGGAGTGGCCTCCGTTCCGCAAG GTGGGCTGCTTTGATCCCTACAGCGATGACCCGCGCCTGGGCGTGCAGAAGATCGCGCTCTGCAAGTACACGGCCAAGATGGTGGTGGCTGGCACGGCGGGGCAG GTGCTGGTGATGGAGCTGAGCGACGAGAAGTCGGAGCACGCGGTCAGCGTGGCCACGGTGGACCTGCTGCAGGACCGTGAGGGCTTCACTTGGAAGGGCCATGACCGGCTGGCCCCCCGGAACGGGCCCCTCCACTTTCCCCCCGGCTTCCAGCCCAGCGTGCTGGTGCAGTGCGTGCCCCCCGCCGCCGTCACCGCCGTCACCCTGCACTCCGAGTGGAACCTCGTGGCCTTCGGCACCAGCCACGGCTTCGGGCTCTTCGACTACTACCGGCGCAACCCCGTGCTGGCCAG GTGTACGCTGCACCCCAACGACTCTCTGGCCATGGAGGGGCCCCTGTCCCGCGTGAAGTCCCTCAAGAAGTCCCTGCGCCAGTCCTTCCGCCGCATCCGCAAGAGCCGCGTGTCGGGCAAGAAGAGGCTCAACGCCAGCAGCCCCTCCAGCAAG gtgcaggaggcCAACGCGCAGCTGGCGGAGCAGGCGGGTCCCCCCGAGGTGGAGATGACGCCGGTGCAGCGGCGGATCGAGCCGCGCTCGGCCGATGATTCGCTTTCGGGGGTCGTGCGGTGCCTCTACTTTGCTGACACCTTCCTCCGTGACG CCGCCCACCACGGCCCCACGATGTGGGCAGGGACCAACTCGGGCTCGGTGTTCGCCTACGCCCTGGAGGTGCCGTCGCAGGAGAAGTTCTCGGAGCGGGCGGTGGAGGCCGTGCTGGGGAAGGAGATCCAGCTGATGCACCGGGCGCCCGTGGTGGCCATTGCGGTGCTGGACGGGCGGGGGAACCCCCTGCCCGAGCCCTACGAGGTGTCTCGGGACCTGGCCAAGGCCCCCGACATGCAGGGCAGCCACTCCATGCTCATCTCCTCCGAGGAGCAGTTCAAG GTGTTCACGCTGCCCAAAGTGAGTGCCAAGACCAAGTTCAAGCTGACAGCACACGAGGGCTGCCGGGTGAGGAAGGTGGCCCTGGTGAGCCTGGCCAGCGCTGGCTCCGAGGAGAGGCTGGAGAACTGCCTGGCCTGTCTCACCAACCTGGGGGACATCCACATCTTCACCGTGCCCAGCCTGCGGCCCCAGGTCCACTACAGCTGCATCCGCAAGGAGGACATCAGCGGCATCGCCTCCTGTGTCTTCACCAAGCACGGCCAAG GTTTCTACCTAATTTCACCATCCGAGTTCGAGCGCTTCTCACTGAGCGCCAGGAATGTGACAGAGCCACTGTGCCGGCTGGAGGTGGCCCGGCTCCAGGACACCTCCTGCCTCAG CAACAGCTCAGCCGTGACACCGAAGCTGCCGCAGGCGAACGGCACCCACGTCCCCCGCAGCTCCGAGGGCCAGCACTCGCCCTCGGACAGTGACC GGTCCCCTGAGGAGCACCCGGCCGCCTTCTCGCCTGGCCCCATCGACTCCCCCAACAGCAGCCTGGAGACCCCGCTGGACACCACCGGGGACATCACCGTGGAGGAAGTGAAGGATTTCCTGGC gtcCTCGGAGGAAGCAGAGCAGAACCTGAGGAACACCAGCGAGGACGAGGCCCGGCCCACGGGGATCCTCATCAAGTGA
- the ALKBH5 gene encoding RNA demethylase ALKBH5 yields MAGSGYTDLREKLKSMMPYRDGHKGGGGGGLPREPPEPPYERKRRHQEDSGSEPSDYEEQKEEEEARKVKSGIRQLRLFSAEECAKIEARIEDVVSRAEKGLYKEHTVDRAPLRNKYFFGEGYTYGSQLQRRGPGQERLYPRGEVDAIPEWVHDLVIRKLVEHRVIPEGFVNSAVINDYQPGGCIVSHVDPIHIFERPIVSVSFFSDSALCFGCKFQFKPIRVSEPVLFLPVKRGSVTVLSGYAADEITHCIRPQDIKERRAVIILRKTRLDAPRLETKSLSSSVLPPGYNSDRLSGNNRDQILKPKRSHRKADPDAAHRPRILEMDKEENRRSVLLPKHRRRSNFSSENYWRRSYEYTEDCEDEEEDGSPARKVKMRRH; encoded by the exons ATGGCCGGCAGCGGCTACACGGACCTGCGGGAGAAGCTCAAGTCCATGATGCCCTACCGGGACGGCCAcaaaggcggcggcggcggcggcctccCGCGGGAGCCCCCCGAGCCGCCGTACGAGCGCAAGCGGCGGCACCAGGAGGACTCCGGCTCCGAGCCCAGCGACTACGAGgagcagaaggaggaggaggaagctcgGAAAGTGAAGAGCGGCATCCGCCAGCTTCGCCTCTTCAGCGCCGAGGAGTGCGCCAAGATCGAGGCGCGCATCGAGGACGTGGTGTCCCGGGCGGAGAAGGGGCTCTACAAGGAGCACACGGTGGACCGGGCGCCGCTGCGGAACAAGTATTTTTTCGGGGAAGGTTACACGTACGGGTCTCAGCTGCAGCGGCGGGGCCCCGGGCAGGAGCGCCTGTACCCGCGGGGGGAGGTGGACGCCATCCCCGAGTGGGTGCACGACCTGGTGATCAGGAAGCTGGTGGAGCACCGGGTGATCCCCGAGGGCTTTGTGAACAGTGCCGTCATCAACGACTACCAGCCGGGGGGCTGCATTGTCTCCCACGTGGACCCCATCCATATCTTTGAGAGGCCCATCGTCTCCGTGTCCTTCTTCAGCGACTCGGCGCTCTGCTTCGGGTGTAAATTCCAGTTCAAGCCCATCCGGGTGTCGGAGCCCGTTCTGTTCCTGCCCGTCAAGAGGGGGAGCGTCACGGTGCTCAG TGGGTATGCGGCCGACGAAATCACACACTGCATTCGACCACAGGACATCAAGGAGAGGAGAGCTGTCATCATCCTCAGAAA AACAAGACTAGATGCACCTCGATTGGAAACAAAATCCCTGAGTAGCTCTGTGTTGCCACCAGGTTATAACTCTGACCGCCTGTCGGGAAACAACCGGGACCAGATCCTGAAACCAAAGCGGTCCCATCGCAAAGCAGACCCTGATGCTGCCCACAG GCCACGGATTCTAGAAATGGATAAGGAGGAGAACAGGCGTTCAGTCCTCTTACCAAAACATAGGAGACGGAGCAACTTCAGCTCTGAGAACTATTGGCGACGGTCGTACGAGTACACGGAGgactgtgaggatgaggaggaggacggCAGCCCCGCCAGGAAGGTTAAAATGAGGCGACACTGA
- the LLGL1 gene encoding lethal(2) giant larvae protein homolog 1 isoform X3: protein MAAGAMVCLGTEGGAVYFVTLPTLTLLEDKTLFPDEILQSVPDDYRCGKALGPVESIQEHPRNGSQLLIGYSRGLLVLWEQSTRAVLHLFLGNQQLESLAWEQSGSSIVSSHSDGGYMVWAASGTGLRTQQPVMSTIPYGPFPCKAISKILWRTCESGNPFIIFSGGMPRASYGDRHCVSVLQGQTLATLDFTSRVIDFFTVQSAEVPEGGFENPRALVVLVEEELVAIDLQTPGWPTIPAPYLAPLHSSAITCSCHVSNVPLKLWERIVSVGEQQSPRQSSAAWPIDGGKNLAQEPTQRGLLLTGHEDGTVRFWDASGVSLKPLYKLGTANIFQTDCEHNDSLNQAGEEEWPPFRKVGCFDPYSDDPRLGVQKIALCKYTAKMVVAGTAGQVLVMELSDEKSEHAVSVATVDLLQDREGFTWKGHDRLAPRNGPLHFPPGFQPSVLVQCVPPAAVTAVTLHSEWNLVAFGTSHGFGLFDYYRRNPVLARCTLHPNDSLAMEGPLSRVKSLKKSLRQSFRRIRKSRVSGKKRLNASSPSSKVQEANAQLAEQAGPPEVEMTPVQRRIEPRSADDSLSGVVRCLYFADTFLRDAAHHGPTMWAGTNSGSVFAYALEVPSQEKFSERAVEAVLGKEIQLMHRAPVVAIAVLDGRGNPLPEPYEVSRDLAKAPDMQGSHSMLISSEEQFKVFTLPKVSAKTKFKLTAHEGCRVRKVALVSLASAGSEERLENCLACLTNLGDIHIFTVPSLRPQVHYSCIRKEDISGIASCVFTKHGQGFYLISPSEFERFSLSARNVTEPLCRLEVARLQDTSCLSNSSAVTPKLPQANGTHVPRSSEGQHSPSDSDRSPEEHPAAFSPGPIDSPNSSLETPLDTTGDITVEEVKDFLASSEEAEQNLRNTSEDEARPTGILIK from the exons ATGGCTGCTGGTGCCATGGTCTGCCTGGGCACTGAGGGCGGTGCCGTGTACTTTGTCACGCTGCCCACCCTGACGCTGCTGGAGGACAAAACCCTCTTCCCAGATGAGATCCTGCAGAG TGTCCCCGACGATTATCGCTGCGGGAAGGCGCTGGGGCCCGTGGAGTCCATCCAGGAGCACCCACGCAATGGCAGCCAGCTCCTCATCGGCTACAGCCGGGGGCTGCTGGTGCTCTGGGAGCAGAGCACTCGTGCTGTCCTGCATCTCTTCCTGGGCAACCAG CAGCTGGAGAGCCTGGCCTGGGAGCAGAGCGGTTCGAGCATCGTCAGCTCCCACAGCGACGGCGGCTACATGGTGTGGGCAGCGAGCGGCACCGGCCTGAGGACACAGCAGCCTGTCATGTCCACCATCCCCTACG GGCCGTTCCCTTGCAAAGCCATCAGCAAAATCCTCTGGCGAACCTGCGAGTCAGG GAACCCCTTCATCATCTTCAGTGGGGGGATGCCACGGGCCAGCTACGGTGACAGGCACTGTGTCAGCGTTCTGCAGGGCCAGACCCTGGCCACGCTCGACTTCACCTCCCGCGTCATTGACTTCTTCACTGTGCAGAGCGCGGAGGTGCCCGAGGGAG gctttGAGAACCCCCGAGCCCTCGTGGTGCTAGTGGAGGAGGAGCTGGTGGCCATCGACCTGCAGACGCCGGGCTGGCCCACCATCCCTGCCCCGTACCTGGCACCTCTGCACTCCTCTGCCATCACCTGCTCCTGCCATGTCTCCAACGTGCCCCTCAAGCTCTGGGAGAGGATCGTCAGCGtgggggagcagcagagcccccGGCAATCCTCTGCG GCTTGGCCCATTGATGGGGGGAAGAACTTGGCCCAGGAGCCCACACAGAGGGGGCTTCTCCTCACTGG GCACGAGGACGGCACGGTGCGGTTCTGGGACGCCTCGGGGGTCTCCCTGAAGCCCCTCTACAAGCTGGGCACCGCCAACATCTTCCAGACAGACTGTGAGCACAACGACAGCCTCAACCAGGCGGGCGAGGAGGAGTGGCCTCCGTTCCGCAAG GTGGGCTGCTTTGATCCCTACAGCGATGACCCGCGCCTGGGCGTGCAGAAGATCGCGCTCTGCAAGTACACGGCCAAGATGGTGGTGGCTGGCACGGCGGGGCAG GTGCTGGTGATGGAGCTGAGCGACGAGAAGTCGGAGCACGCGGTCAGCGTGGCCACGGTGGACCTGCTGCAGGACCGTGAGGGCTTCACTTGGAAGGGCCATGACCGGCTGGCCCCCCGGAACGGGCCCCTCCACTTTCCCCCCGGCTTCCAGCCCAGCGTGCTGGTGCAGTGCGTGCCCCCCGCCGCCGTCACCGCCGTCACCCTGCACTCCGAGTGGAACCTCGTGGCCTTCGGCACCAGCCACGGCTTCGGGCTCTTCGACTACTACCGGCGCAACCCCGTGCTGGCCAG GTGTACGCTGCACCCCAACGACTCTCTGGCCATGGAGGGGCCCCTGTCCCGCGTGAAGTCCCTCAAGAAGTCCCTGCGCCAGTCCTTCCGCCGCATCCGCAAGAGCCGCGTGTCGGGCAAGAAGAGGCTCAACGCCAGCAGCCCCTCCAGCAAG gtgcaggaggcCAACGCGCAGCTGGCGGAGCAGGCGGGTCCCCCCGAGGTGGAGATGACGCCGGTGCAGCGGCGGATCGAGCCGCGCTCGGCCGATGATTCGCTTTCGGGGGTCGTGCGGTGCCTCTACTTTGCTGACACCTTCCTCCGTGACG CCGCCCACCACGGCCCCACGATGTGGGCAGGGACCAACTCGGGCTCGGTGTTCGCCTACGCCCTGGAGGTGCCGTCGCAGGAGAAGTTCTCGGAGCGGGCGGTGGAGGCCGTGCTGGGGAAGGAGATCCAGCTGATGCACCGGGCGCCCGTGGTGGCCATTGCGGTGCTGGACGGGCGGGGGAACCCCCTGCCCGAGCCCTACGAGGTGTCTCGGGACCTGGCCAAGGCCCCCGACATGCAGGGCAGCCACTCCATGCTCATCTCCTCCGAGGAGCAGTTCAAG GTGTTCACGCTGCCCAAAGTGAGTGCCAAGACCAAGTTCAAGCTGACAGCACACGAGGGCTGCCGGGTGAGGAAGGTGGCCCTGGTGAGCCTGGCCAGCGCTGGCTCCGAGGAGAGGCTGGAGAACTGCCTGGCCTGTCTCACCAACCTGGGGGACATCCACATCTTCACCGTGCCCAGCCTGCGGCCCCAGGTCCACTACAGCTGCATCCGCAAGGAGGACATCAGCGGCATCGCCTCCTGTGTCTTCACCAAGCACGGCCAAG GTTTCTACCTAATTTCACCATCCGAGTTCGAGCGCTTCTCACTGAGCGCCAGGAATGTGACAGAGCCACTGTGCCGGCTGGAGGTGGCCCGGCTCCAGGACACCTCCTGCCTCAG CAACAGCTCAGCCGTGACACCGAAGCTGCCGCAGGCGAACGGCACCCACGTCCCCCGCAGCTCCGAGGGCCAGCACTCGCCCTCGGACAGTGACC GGTCCCCTGAGGAGCACCCGGCCGCCTTCTCGCCTGGCCCCATCGACTCCCCCAACAGCAGCCTGGAGACCCCGCTGGACACCACCGGGGACATCACCGTGGAGGAAGTGAAGGATTTCCTGGC gtcCTCGGAGGAAGCAGAGCAGAACCTGAGGAACACCAGCGAGGACGAGGCCCGGCCCACGGGGATCCTCATCAAGTGA